One window from the genome of Pedobacter schmidteae encodes:
- a CDS encoding aspartyl protease family protein, which translates to MNLFKLTSIACCLLALSTTAIIAQNKLPVIRATSKVVDVIDGPDFRKGAWYIMPEKKPDLYYVSIPHKPHRVMFRTNKDSIAFDTKYGGVYDFIIVLKNGDSCHTRIIAKKKELLNFSGKRKTTMQRSDTIPMTVGRNDKIFITGTVNGSAPLNFQFDLGAGGNIIKKGSVDKIKMNFDGKTFLINSDGRNEVPTSSKNTLVVGPMQWTKNITWVVGDNMDRGEDGLLGNTLFMDKVIELNYDRKMMVIHDTLPKIGDGYSRHDLILDGGVVPFIKASIKVGTETFTNWYMFDTGYSGNLRIPSALYENHKMDGKVEKAFSLSGNRIILPQFVVGGHNFANVNTVLEKTGPNDRPRGLMGNSLLKRFNVFVDNQNGFIYLKPNSLMNTPDKGAVLMPWFIFIFLVLSGLALCFWMRKRKKRRNRESETRHPHTFAKHEQTSITNEV; encoded by the coding sequence ATGAATCTATTTAAATTGACCTCAATTGCCTGTTGTCTATTAGCGCTAAGCACAACAGCTATTATAGCCCAAAATAAACTGCCCGTAATCAGGGCAACATCCAAAGTTGTAGATGTAATAGACGGCCCGGATTTTCGCAAAGGGGCCTGGTACATTATGCCCGAAAAAAAGCCCGATCTGTATTATGTCTCCATCCCGCATAAACCACACCGCGTGATGTTCCGCACCAATAAAGATTCCATTGCCTTTGATACCAAATATGGCGGGGTTTACGATTTTATTATTGTTTTAAAAAATGGCGACAGCTGCCATACCCGCATTATTGCAAAGAAAAAAGAATTGCTCAACTTTTCGGGGAAGCGAAAAACAACCATGCAGCGCAGTGATACCATTCCGATGACAGTTGGCAGAAACGACAAGATTTTCATTACGGGTACGGTAAATGGATCGGCCCCACTCAATTTTCAGTTTGACCTTGGCGCCGGTGGAAATATCATTAAAAAAGGATCTGTTGATAAGATTAAAATGAATTTTGATGGAAAAACCTTTCTCATCAACTCAGACGGGCGCAATGAAGTGCCCACCAGCAGTAAAAATACGCTGGTTGTGGGGCCTATGCAATGGACAAAGAACATTACCTGGGTTGTGGGCGACAATATGGACCGGGGAGAAGATGGTCTGCTGGGCAATACTTTGTTTATGGATAAGGTTATTGAGCTCAATTACGATCGAAAAATGATGGTCATTCATGATACGCTGCCGAAAATAGGCGATGGTTATTCGCGTCACGACTTGATTTTAGACGGAGGCGTGGTCCCCTTTATCAAAGCCAGTATTAAAGTTGGCACAGAAACATTTACCAATTGGTACATGTTCGACACGGGTTATTCAGGCAATCTGAGAATTCCCTCAGCGTTGTACGAAAATCATAAAATGGATGGCAAAGTTGAAAAAGCCTTCAGCCTGTCGGGCAACCGCATCATACTGCCCCAGTTTGTGGTGGGCGGACATAATTTTGCCAATGTAAATACTGTTTTAGAAAAAACAGGACCTAATGATAGGCCCCGGGGCCTGATGGGAAACAGTCTTTTGAAAAGATTTAATGTGTTTGTAGACAATCAGAACGGTTTTATTTACCTGAAGCCCAATAGCCTGATGAACACGCCCGATAAGGGGGCAGTTTTAATGCCCTGGTTTATTTTCATATTCCTGGTGTTGAGCGGCCTGGCATTATGTTTCTGGATGCGCAAAAGGAAGAAAAGAAGAAACCGGGAAAGCGAAACGCGTCATCCCCATACGTTTGCGAAACACGAGCAAACAAGCATAACGAACGAAGTTTAG
- a CDS encoding ABC transporter ATPase yields the protein MSFSPQSKVWIYQSNRAFTDAEVPAIQQKLDDFTSQWKAHGHQLKAQAQILHQFFIVFIVDEAAAGVTGCSIDASVRVIKDIEQAHNVDLFDRFNIAYRIDDKVIVTNKEDFETLVNIKTVGPKTIVFNNLVQNLQEFESKWEIPFEQSWHSKVFAHLL from the coding sequence ATGAGTTTTTCTCCACAATCTAAAGTTTGGATTTACCAAAGTAACCGGGCATTTACGGATGCCGAAGTACCTGCTATACAACAAAAGCTGGACGACTTTACCTCGCAATGGAAAGCACACGGTCATCAGCTAAAAGCGCAGGCACAAATCCTTCACCAGTTTTTCATTGTTTTTATAGTTGATGAAGCTGCTGCTGGCGTTACGGGATGCTCAATAGATGCCTCTGTCCGCGTGATAAAGGATATCGAACAAGCCCACAATGTGGACCTGTTTGACCGGTTTAACATCGCTTACAGAATAGACGATAAGGTAATTGTAACCAATAAGGAAGATTTTGAGACGCTGGTAAACATCAAAACGGTGGGTCCAAAAACCATTGTTTTTAACAACCTGGTACAAAACCTGCAGGAATTTGAAAGCAAATGGGAAATCCCTTTTGAGCAAAGCTGGCACAGCAAGGTGTTTGCCCATCTGCTATAA
- the hepC gene encoding heparin-sulfate lyase HepC has translation MIHFKKLPGFCALLCCVLFSKAQNTTISQKDFANINLNYPGLEMVNKAVSAGRYADAAKALLTYYRKKSKEREPDFSNAEKPADIHQPIDKPTQEMADKALLHQFQPHKGYGFFDYGKDINWQMWPVKDNEVRWQLHRVKWWQAMALVYHATKDEKYAKEWVYQYSDWARKNPRGLSADNDRFVWRPLEVSDRVQSLPPTFDLLVNSTSFTPAFLMEFLKSYHEQADYLPANYAEKGNHRLFEAQRTLFAGVSFPEFKDSPKWRQSGVEVLNTEIKKQVFADGMQFELSPIYHVAAIDIFLKAYSSAKRVNLEKEFPKSYVQTVENMIMALISISLPDYNTPMFGDSWLIDKAFRIKQFAVWSKVFPANEAIRYFATDGKQGKAPDFLSKALSNAGFYTFRNGWDKNATVMVLKASPPGEFHAQPDNGTFELFIKGRNFTPDAGVYVYSGDAEITKMRNWYRQTRIHSTLTLDNQNMVITKAHQDKWESGKSLDILTYTNPSYPNLNHQRSVLFINQKFFLIIDKAIGTATGNLGVHFQLKEDSKPVFDKTNLKVATTYADGNNLLIQLLNTGKVSLNEEEGKVSYVYKQELSRPAFVFHQPKNDNSTQVFVSIIYPYGTEKAPAISIKENAGNDFIKGDINVTLSIDGKKQEIKTKL, from the coding sequence ATGATACATTTTAAAAAATTACCCGGCTTTTGTGCGCTGCTATGCTGCGTATTGTTCAGCAAAGCGCAAAATACCACCATCAGCCAAAAAGACTTTGCCAATATAAACCTAAACTATCCGGGACTGGAAATGGTCAATAAAGCCGTTTCTGCCGGTCGGTACGCAGATGCCGCCAAGGCATTGCTCACCTATTACAGGAAAAAGAGCAAGGAAAGAGAACCTGATTTCAGCAATGCTGAAAAGCCGGCCGACATACATCAGCCTATAGATAAACCAACGCAAGAAATGGCTGACAAAGCGCTACTTCATCAGTTTCAACCACATAAAGGTTATGGCTTTTTTGATTATGGTAAGGATATCAACTGGCAAATGTGGCCAGTAAAAGATAATGAAGTACGCTGGCAATTGCACCGCGTAAAATGGTGGCAGGCCATGGCACTGGTTTACCATGCTACAAAAGATGAGAAATATGCCAAAGAATGGGTGTACCAGTACAGCGACTGGGCCAGGAAAAATCCACGGGGCCTTTCGGCAGACAATGACCGGTTTGTATGGCGACCGCTGGAAGTATCGGACCGGGTACAAAGTCTACCTCCTACTTTTGATTTATTGGTCAACTCGACCAGCTTTACACCGGCTTTTTTAATGGAGTTTTTAAAAAGCTATCATGAGCAGGCCGATTATTTACCTGCAAATTACGCTGAAAAGGGTAACCATCGTTTGTTTGAGGCCCAACGCACCTTATTTGCCGGGGTATCCTTCCCTGAGTTTAAAGATTCACCAAAATGGCGACAAAGCGGAGTAGAAGTGCTGAACACTGAAATCAAAAAACAGGTTTTTGCCGATGGAATGCAATTTGAACTTTCGCCCATTTACCATGTGGCTGCTATTGATATCTTTTTAAAAGCGTATAGCTCGGCAAAACGGGTGAACCTGGAAAAAGAGTTTCCAAAATCGTATGTGCAAACTGTAGAGAATATGATCATGGCACTGATCAGTATTTCGCTTCCAGATTACAACACCCCGATGTTTGGAGATTCGTGGCTTATCGATAAAGCATTCAGGATAAAACAATTTGCAGTTTGGTCTAAAGTTTTCCCCGCAAATGAAGCCATCCGGTATTTTGCTACCGATGGTAAGCAAGGTAAGGCGCCAGACTTTTTATCCAAAGCATTGAGCAATGCTGGTTTCTATACGTTTAGAAACGGCTGGGATAAAAATGCTACCGTTATGGTGTTAAAAGCCAGCCCTCCGGGAGAGTTTCACGCCCAACCTGATAATGGGACTTTTGAACTTTTTATAAAAGGGCGCAATTTTACGCCTGACGCAGGTGTTTACGTATATAGTGGCGATGCCGAGATCACCAAAATGAGAAACTGGTACCGCCAGACCAGGATACACAGTACTTTGACCTTAGATAATCAGAATATGGTGATCACCAAAGCCCATCAGGATAAATGGGAAAGTGGTAAAAGCCTGGATATATTAACCTATACTAACCCGAGCTATCCGAACTTAAATCATCAGCGAAGTGTACTTTTCATCAACCAGAAATTCTTTTTAATTATTGATAAAGCCATTGGCACCGCAACCGGAAACCTTGGTGTACACTTCCAGCTGAAAGAAGATAGCAAACCCGTTTTTGATAAAACAAACCTTAAAGTAGCTACCACCTATGCGGACGGGAACAACCTGTTGATTCAATTGCTGAATACCGGCAAGGTAAGCCTTAACGAAGAGGAAGGTAAAGTATCTTATGTGTACAAGCAGGAATTATCCAGACCAGCATTTGTATTTCACCAGCCTAAAAACGATAACAGCACACAGGTATTTGTGAGCATTATTTATCCTTATGGCACCGAGAAAGCGCCGGCGATCAGTATAAAGGAAAACGCAGGCAATGATTTTATAAAAGGAGACATCAATGTTACACTTAGCATTGATGGGAAAAAACAGGAAATTAAGACTAAGCTATAG
- a CDS encoding cyanophycinase — protein MKKHLILILMLCACGSAMAQKGSLFIIGGGDRSPELIRSLIQTANMRAKDYMIVLPMSSGEPEASYEAIKKQLTAASKNNIGCLNFDASKVNDKKWLDSLTRARLIFITGGDQSRFMKVVLNTPVYSAIHKAYQNGATVAGTSAGAAVMSRQMITGKQLLDTVYKETFNKLWTGNIEFEQGMGLLDSVIIDQHFLRRSRFNRLISALSAYPGYQCIGIDEGTAIIVQRKKITVAGVSQVLRISDPRNLKTNTKGLIKMDDLRFSLYTQGDQFSLK, from the coding sequence TTGAAAAAACATTTAATCCTGATCCTGATGCTTTGCGCATGTGGTAGCGCAATGGCACAAAAGGGAAGCCTGTTCATTATAGGTGGTGGAGATCGTTCGCCAGAACTCATCCGCTCGCTCATTCAAACCGCCAATATGAGAGCTAAAGATTATATGATCGTATTGCCGATGTCGAGTGGCGAACCGGAGGCTTCTTATGAAGCCATTAAAAAACAGTTGACCGCCGCATCAAAAAATAATATCGGTTGTCTTAATTTTGACGCTTCAAAAGTGAATGATAAAAAATGGCTGGATTCACTAACAAGAGCCCGGTTGATTTTTATTACGGGTGGCGATCAAAGCCGGTTTATGAAGGTGGTATTGAATACACCAGTTTATTCGGCCATACATAAGGCCTATCAGAACGGGGCTACGGTTGCAGGCACCAGTGCCGGGGCGGCGGTAATGAGCAGGCAGATGATTACTGGAAAACAATTGCTGGATACAGTATATAAAGAAACCTTTAATAAATTATGGACTGGTAATATTGAATTTGAGCAAGGGATGGGGTTACTGGATTCGGTAATTATTGACCAGCATTTTTTAAGAAGGAGTCGCTTCAATCGTCTGATCTCCGCATTAAGTGCATATCCTGGTTATCAATGTATTGGTATCGACGAAGGTACAGCCATTATTGTACAGCGGAAAAAAATCACGGTAGCAGGTGTAAGTCAGGTATTAAGAATTTCGGATCCAAGGAACCTGAAAACAAACACAAAGGGATTGATAAAAATGGACGATCTCCGTTTTAGTTTATATACCCAGGGAGATCAGTTCAGTTTGAAATAG
- a CDS encoding (Fe-S)-binding protein, with amino-acid sequence MSEQLNFEVPTMAQMIARGEEPEILFWVGCAGSYDERAQKTTRDICKILHHVGLKYAVLGTEESCTGDPAKRAGNEFLFQMQAMTNIEVLNGYNIKKIVTGCPHCFNTIKNEYPGLGGNYDVIHHTQLIQQLIDEGKLKAEGGESFKGKKITYHDPCYLGRGNDVYEAPRKALEALDAQLVEMKRCKTNGLCCGAGGAQMFKEPEKGNKDINIERIEEALETQPQVIAASCPFCMTMLSDGVKMKDQDQNVKVLDIAEITARANGL; translated from the coding sequence ATGAGCGAGCAACTAAACTTTGAAGTGCCTACAATGGCACAGATGATAGCCCGGGGTGAAGAACCCGAAATCCTGTTTTGGGTGGGCTGCGCTGGAAGTTATGATGAGAGAGCACAAAAAACCACGCGCGACATTTGCAAAATATTACACCATGTTGGGCTCAAATATGCTGTATTGGGTACAGAAGAAAGCTGTACAGGTGACCCGGCCAAACGTGCAGGAAACGAATTCCTGTTCCAGATGCAGGCCATGACCAATATTGAAGTACTAAACGGCTATAACATCAAAAAAATAGTAACAGGTTGCCCGCACTGTTTCAACACCATAAAAAATGAATATCCTGGTTTAGGAGGCAATTATGACGTTATTCACCATACCCAGTTGATTCAGCAATTGATAGACGAAGGCAAATTGAAGGCCGAAGGCGGAGAAAGTTTTAAAGGTAAAAAGATCACCTATCACGATCCATGTTACTTAGGTCGCGGCAACGATGTTTACGAAGCGCCTAGAAAAGCACTGGAAGCACTTGATGCCCAGCTGGTAGAAATGAAGCGCTGCAAAACCAATGGCTTATGCTGTGGTGCCGGTGGTGCGCAAATGTTTAAAGAACCCGAAAAAGGGAACAAAGACATCAACATAGAAAGAATTGAAGAAGCTTTGGAAACCCAACCACAGGTTATTGCTGCCTCTTGCCCATTCTGTATGACCATGCTTAGTGATGGGGTAAAGATGAAAGACCAGGACCAGAATGTGAAGGTATTAGACATCGCTGAAATAACCGCACGAGCCAATGGACTCTAA
- a CDS encoding 4Fe-4S dicluster domain-containing protein, which yields MVSQILFIVLTVAAIALFSYNLKKVIRNIRLGKATSRSDQPQKRLMTMLKVAFGQTKMFFRPIPALLHLVVYAGFVIINLEVLEIMIDGVFGTHRVFGGLGIFYDVLIGSFEFLALGVWVACAIFLIRRNIIKLKRFSGVEMKSWPTSDANYILITEILLMTAFLTMNAADGKLQAMGVGHYTAAGSFPVSQFLQNLLPNTEAGLIAIERGCWWFHIIGIFAFLNYLPYSKHFHIMFAFPNTYFSNLEPKGEFTNMQSVTNEVKAMLDPSFTPPEADPGRFGAKDVNDLTWVNLMNAYTCTECGRCTSVCPANITGKLLSPRKIMMDTRDRMEEVGRNLDKAIKGGDKTGNGFDDGKSLIDTYISREEIWACTSCNACTQACPINIDPLSIITELRRYAVMEESQSPASINAMLGNIENNGAPWKYSPADRFNWATKS from the coding sequence ATGGTGTCACAAATCCTATTCATAGTCCTTACAGTGGCTGCAATTGCCCTGTTTAGCTATAACCTGAAAAAAGTTATCCGAAACATCCGCCTTGGAAAAGCGACAAGCCGGTCAGACCAGCCTCAAAAAAGGTTGATGACGATGCTCAAAGTAGCCTTCGGACAGACAAAAATGTTTTTCCGTCCAATCCCGGCTTTATTGCATTTGGTTGTATATGCTGGTTTTGTGATCATCAACCTCGAAGTACTTGAAATCATGATCGACGGAGTTTTCGGCACCCACAGGGTATTTGGTGGCCTCGGTATTTTTTATGATGTGCTGATTGGTTCATTTGAATTTCTCGCCCTTGGCGTATGGGTCGCTTGTGCTATATTTTTAATCAGAAGAAACATCATTAAACTGAAGAGGTTTAGTGGCGTAGAAATGAAAAGCTGGCCTACATCTGACGCTAATTACATCCTTATAACTGAAATTTTGTTAATGACCGCCTTTTTGACCATGAACGCTGCTGACGGCAAATTACAAGCAATGGGAGTAGGTCATTATACAGCGGCGGGTTCATTTCCAGTTAGTCAATTCCTGCAAAATCTGTTACCGAATACCGAAGCAGGCCTTATTGCTATTGAAAGAGGCTGCTGGTGGTTCCACATTATTGGCATATTCGCTTTCCTGAACTACCTGCCTTATTCTAAACACTTCCATATCATGTTTGCTTTTCCAAACACCTATTTTTCCAATTTGGAACCAAAGGGAGAGTTTACGAATATGCAGAGCGTAACCAATGAGGTAAAAGCCATGTTAGACCCATCATTTACACCGCCAGAAGCTGATCCCGGCCGTTTTGGTGCAAAAGATGTGAATGACCTAACCTGGGTAAACCTGATGAACGCTTATACTTGCACGGAATGCGGAAGGTGTACCTCGGTTTGCCCGGCCAACATTACCGGAAAACTGTTGTCACCACGCAAAATTATGATGGATACCAGGGACAGAATGGAAGAAGTAGGCCGTAACCTGGATAAGGCTATTAAAGGTGGAGATAAAACAGGTAACGGGTTTGATGACGGCAAATCGCTCATCGACACTTACATCAGTCGAGAAGAAATATGGGCCTGTACCAGTTGTAATGCTTGTACACAAGCCTGCCCGATTAACATCGATCCACTGTCTATCATTACCGAGCTAAGACGTTATGCTGTAATGGAAGAGTCTCAATCACCAGCCAGCATCAATGCCATGCTGGGCAATATTGAAAACAACGGTGCCCCATGGAAATATTCGCCAGCCGATAGGTTCAACTGGGCTACTAAGTCATAA
- the hepC gene encoding heparin-sulfate lyase HepC: MKRTLSLLLAAFIAFSSGNLMAQVPPVTQKSFDPINLTYPGLEKVNMLFLAGKYNDAATELLSYYRRRTTVKHLDFNLEDAKKFAGKKTDQNTLDLANDILQHKFKPHKGYPAYDYGKDINWQYRPVQDQLLTTFLHRTAFWEPLGIVYRSTGDERYAKEWIFELRDWIRKNKQGAYADDKDYAWKAFVVSFRLNHWSGFFNLFLNSPNFTSNFLTEFLNSYNEQANYVMANYTDVGNHRLYEALHLMYAGSTFPEMKEAAAWRKSGIAVLNEEIQKQVLPDGVQFELSPSYHIGSVKIFLDALQIAKMNGAENEFPASYRNLVEKMVLAVGKYSFPDYTFPLYGNAFLTTKDAMLKNYKDWAQVFPENKVIEYYATDGFSGKQPDYLSAALPNAGFYTFRNGWDTKATVMQVKAGPPASFHAHPDNGTFELWAKGRNFTPDAGSFVYANVGKQENAKRDWYRSTKAHQTLTLNNNNMLITKAEVSKWEVGKSLDILSYTNPSYTNLNHQRTFLFIDQTYFLIIDRAIGTAQGNLDIRYVLKEDSKPVFDRAQNSVTTRYADGNNLFIQLLNKDKVNLKAEESFVSYQYQKEAARPAFAFEKPKTSDNTQAFISVLYPFNGHKSPTVKVIENAAHDPANGKIDMTITINGKTNSIKQDLTQE; encoded by the coding sequence ATGAAAAGAACTTTGAGCCTGCTTCTGGCAGCTTTTATAGCCTTCTCCTCCGGAAATCTCATGGCGCAAGTCCCCCCCGTCACCCAAAAAAGCTTTGACCCCATCAATCTGACCTATCCTGGTCTGGAAAAAGTAAACATGCTGTTTTTGGCTGGTAAATACAACGATGCCGCTACGGAGCTTTTGAGCTATTACCGACGCCGCACCACCGTAAAGCACCTTGATTTTAATTTGGAAGATGCAAAAAAGTTTGCCGGCAAAAAAACTGACCAGAATACGCTGGACCTGGCCAATGATATTTTGCAGCATAAATTTAAACCACATAAGGGCTACCCGGCTTACGACTATGGTAAAGACATCAACTGGCAATACCGTCCTGTGCAAGACCAGCTACTGACCACGTTTTTACACCGCACTGCTTTTTGGGAACCCCTGGGGATTGTGTACCGCAGTACTGGTGATGAACGTTATGCAAAGGAATGGATTTTTGAACTGCGCGATTGGATCAGAAAAAACAAACAGGGCGCTTATGCAGATGACAAGGACTATGCATGGAAGGCCTTTGTCGTATCGTTCAGACTGAACCACTGGAGTGGCTTTTTCAACTTGTTTTTAAATTCACCGAATTTTACGTCAAACTTTTTAACAGAGTTTTTAAACTCCTATAACGAACAGGCCAATTATGTTATGGCCAATTATACCGATGTTGGCAATCATCGCCTATATGAAGCTTTGCACCTGATGTATGCGGGTAGCACTTTCCCCGAAATGAAAGAAGCTGCAGCCTGGCGCAAAAGTGGCATCGCTGTTTTGAACGAAGAAATTCAAAAACAGGTATTGCCCGATGGGGTTCAATTTGAGCTATCCCCATCTTACCATATTGGGAGTGTAAAAATATTTTTGGACGCCTTGCAAATTGCTAAAATGAATGGCGCCGAAAACGAGTTTCCGGCAAGCTATCGTAATCTTGTAGAAAAAATGGTATTGGCTGTTGGCAAATATTCTTTTCCTGATTATACTTTCCCTCTTTATGGCAATGCATTTTTAACTACTAAAGATGCCATGCTCAAAAACTATAAAGACTGGGCCCAAGTTTTTCCAGAGAATAAGGTAATTGAATACTATGCTACCGATGGATTTAGCGGCAAACAGCCAGATTACCTGTCGGCCGCCTTACCCAACGCTGGCTTTTACACTTTCAGAAATGGCTGGGATACCAAAGCAACCGTAATGCAGGTAAAAGCAGGTCCGCCTGCATCCTTCCATGCCCATCCGGACAACGGTACATTTGAACTCTGGGCAAAAGGCCGCAACTTTACGCCCGATGCAGGGAGCTTTGTATATGCCAATGTTGGCAAGCAGGAAAATGCAAAAAGAGATTGGTACCGATCTACCAAAGCGCACCAAACACTTACACTAAACAATAACAATATGCTGATCACCAAAGCAGAAGTAAGCAAATGGGAAGTAGGGAAAAGTCTGGATATTTTAAGCTATACTAATCCTAGTTATACCAACCTAAACCATCAGCGCACCTTTCTGTTTATTGATCAAACCTATTTTCTGATTATCGACAGGGCCATTGGAACAGCCCAGGGAAATTTAGATATCCGCTATGTTTTAAAAGAAGACAGCAAACCTGTTTTTGACCGCGCCCAAAACAGCGTAACAACCCGTTATGCTGATGGTAACAACCTATTTATACAATTACTGAACAAAGATAAAGTGAATTTAAAAGCGGAAGAGAGCTTTGTATCTTATCAATATCAGAAGGAAGCCGCCCGACCAGCGTTTGCTTTTGAAAAGCCCAAAACAAGCGACAACACACAAGCTTTTATTTCTGTATTGTACCCTTTTAATGGCCATAAATCACCAACTGTAAAAGTTATAGAAAATGCAGCTCATGATCCTGCCAATGGAAAGATAGATATGACCATAACCATTAATGGCAAAACCAATTCAATAAAACAAGATTTAACCCAGGAATAA
- a CDS encoding isoaspartyl peptidase/L-asparaginase family protein has protein sequence MKRNLKGMIALLLCLGTMVTFAQKKEEKYILVIHGGAGTITRANMSADKEKAYRKALMLALQTGYNVLKSGKTSLDAVEATIHILEDSPLFNAGKGAVFTHDGRNEMDASVMDGKTLMAGAVAGVTTIKNPISAARAVMEKSEHVMMVGPGAELFAKQAGLEIVDPAYFRTEERWQGLQKAIREDSTKAVLDHGNKKSMKLGTINKDYKFGTVGAVALDKAGNLAAGTSTGGMTNKKYGRVGDSPIIGAGTYANNLTAGISCTGWGEFYIRNVVAHDISAMMEYKKMKVADAAKAVLDKVGKMGGDGGLIALDRQGHVAMPFNTEGMYRGTVTADGKIEVLIYK, from the coding sequence ATGAAAAGAAATTTAAAAGGGATGATCGCCTTGCTACTTTGTTTGGGTACAATGGTGACATTCGCACAAAAGAAAGAAGAGAAATATATCCTGGTGATCCATGGTGGGGCAGGTACCATTACCCGTGCAAATATGAGTGCAGACAAGGAAAAGGCCTACCGCAAAGCATTGATGTTAGCTTTGCAAACGGGCTATAACGTCTTGAAGTCAGGTAAAACCAGTCTGGATGCAGTAGAGGCTACTATTCATATTCTGGAAGATTCGCCGCTGTTTAATGCCGGCAAAGGCGCTGTTTTTACGCATGATGGCAGGAATGAAATGGATGCTTCGGTAATGGATGGCAAAACCTTGATGGCAGGAGCAGTTGCCGGGGTAACGACTATTAAGAATCCGATTTCGGCTGCCAGGGCAGTAATGGAAAAGTCGGAGCATGTGATGATGGTTGGCCCGGGTGCCGAGCTCTTTGCCAAACAAGCTGGATTGGAGATTGTTGATCCTGCTTACTTTCGTACAGAGGAACGCTGGCAGGGACTGCAAAAAGCTATCAGAGAAGATTCAACCAAAGCCGTATTAGATCATGGCAATAAAAAGTCGATGAAATTGGGAACCATCAATAAAGACTATAAGTTTGGCACTGTCGGCGCTGTAGCGCTTGATAAGGCGGGAAATCTGGCTGCAGGTACCTCTACAGGTGGTATGACAAATAAAAAATATGGACGGGTAGGCGATTCGCCCATTATTGGTGCAGGAACGTATGCCAATAACCTGACTGCCGGAATTTCCTGTACCGGTTGGGGGGAGTTTTATATCCGCAATGTAGTTGCCCATGATATCTCGGCAATGATGGAGTATAAAAAAATGAAGGTAGCTGATGCCGCTAAAGCTGTGTTGGATAAGGTAGGTAAGATGGGTGGTGATGGAGGTTTGATCGCATTAGACCGTCAGGGGCATGTGGCCATGCCTTTTAACACCGAAGGAATGTACAGGGGAACGGTAACTGCAGATGGTAAAATTGAAGTATTGATTTATAAATAA
- a CDS encoding MBL fold metallo-hydrolase codes for MDSKPLFIASLNSGSNGNCYYVGNHREAILVDAGLSCRETEKRMLRIGLSMQKVKAIFISHEHTDHIKGLCNLAAKYNLPVYITPGTLNACRFNLRADLINYLHHSASIKVGELLVTGFPKIHDASEPYSFVIAFGETKVGVFTDLGIACENLIHHFRQCHAAFLETNYDDELLQKSTYPYFLKKRISGGKGHLSNKQALELFTTHKPAFMTHLLLSHLSKDNNCPDLAANLFREQANGTEIIVASRFEETKVYTIFEPATAHSF; via the coding sequence ATGGACTCTAAGCCTCTTTTTATAGCCTCCCTCAATTCGGGCAGCAACGGAAATTGCTACTACGTGGGCAACCACCGGGAAGCGATATTGGTTGATGCCGGCTTATCCTGCAGGGAGACTGAAAAGAGAATGCTAAGGATTGGTCTTTCTATGCAAAAGGTAAAGGCCATATTTATTTCTCATGAACATACCGATCACATCAAAGGTCTTTGTAACCTGGCAGCCAAATACAATTTGCCTGTTTACATTACACCAGGCACATTAAATGCCTGCAGATTTAACCTTCGGGCGGACCTCATCAACTACCTGCACCATTCAGCATCCATAAAAGTAGGTGAACTGTTGGTTACCGGTTTTCCAAAAATACACGATGCCTCCGAACCTTACAGCTTTGTAATTGCTTTTGGCGAGACCAAAGTTGGGGTGTTTACCGATTTGGGAATCGCCTGCGAGAACCTGATCCATCACTTCCGGCAATGCCATGCAGCATTTCTGGAAACCAACTATGATGATGAATTATTGCAAAAAAGTACCTACCCTTATTTCCTGAAAAAACGGATCAGCGGAGGGAAGGGCCACTTATCTAACAAGCAGGCATTGGAACTGTTTACAACGCACAAGCCAGCTTTTATGACACACCTGCTCCTCTCCCATTTGTCTAAAGACAACAATTGTCCGGATTTGGCGGCCAACTTATTCAGGGAACAAGCCAACGGAACAGAAATTATCGTGGCATCCCGATTTGAAGAGACAAAGGTATATACTATTTTTGAGCCAGCAACTGCGCATTCATTTTAA